In the genome of Candidatus Saccharibacteria bacterium, one region contains:
- a CDS encoding transposase, translating to MPSRHVVKQLASDNYYHVYNRGVNKSDVFLDSDDYFYFLHLFKRHLSNEPLQDKYGRDFAHLLNKVELLAFCLMPNHFHLLVYNQEDKGLPELMHRLMTAYSMYFNKRHKRVGSLFQGTYKASLIDKDDYLLHISRYIHLNPQDINVDYETYDYSSFPYYMKTRTAEWLRPDKIMELHDNSTKDYRKFVSEYKAQRKDLKLLKGILADT from the coding sequence ATGCCGAGTCGTCATGTAGTAAAACAGTTAGCTAGCGATAACTACTACCACGTTTATAATCGTGGTGTAAATAAATCTGACGTTTTTCTAGACTCAGATGACTACTTTTATTTTTTACACCTTTTTAAGCGCCACCTGTCTAACGAACCACTTCAAGATAAGTATGGCAGAGATTTTGCACATCTGTTAAACAAAGTGGAGTTATTGGCTTTCTGCCTGATGCCAAATCACTTCCATCTCCTTGTCTACAATCAGGAAGATAAAGGCCTGCCAGAACTCATGCACCGACTAATGACAGCTTATAGCATGTATTTCAATAAGCGCCACAAGCGAGTTGGCAGCTTATTCCAGGGCACCTACAAAGCAAGTCTTATAGATAAGGATGACTATTTATTACATATTAGCCGGTACATACACCTGAATCCTCAAGACATCAATGTCGACTACGAAACCTATGACTATTCCAGTTTTCCGTACTATATGAAGACACGTACGGCAGAATGGCTTAGGCCGGACAAGATCATGGAACTTCACGACAACAGCACCAAAGACTATAGGAAATTCGTAAGTGAGTACAAGGCACAACGTAAGGATTTGAAGCTCCTAAAAGGAATCCTGGCAGATACTTAA
- the pyk gene encoding pyruvate kinase encodes MKTTFKVPNVPLAKFKRTKIIATVGPATNSYEAIYELITAGANGIRLNFSHGTHEEREKQIKWIRKAAAKYGKPIAIIQDLQGPKVRLGDFEGIVNVAESQSFSFKYKADYDESGVLPTQYDLSKKVKRGERLYLYDGKIRMTITSVRDGVVHARAENDGILIKRKGINLPDTDFGGDILTKKDRQDIVFGSTNDIDYVALSFVQHAGDIKKLRTLLRGLGSSARIIAKIETKAAVDNLEPIVKEADAVMVARGDLAIETLAESVPIVQRQIIGLGAQYSTPTIVATQMLATMTELPEPTRAEVSDVATAVIVSTDAVMLSDETANGQYPIQSVKVMKRVILHTQENMPLKVTFPEHEENRSQTAAISKAIIKLANTLEAKAIVAETKSGATALQISARRPDQPIIAATPDIRVAQQLAVVYGIKSYVRPDDPRQATKLTNWLHQNKVLSKGDMVITVSGKHPGVVGSTDTIKVRVLE; translated from the coding sequence ATGAAAACAACCTTTAAAGTGCCAAACGTTCCGCTGGCAAAATTCAAGCGGACAAAGATTATAGCTACGGTTGGTCCAGCCACCAACAGTTACGAGGCTATTTATGAGCTTATTACAGCTGGCGCTAATGGTATTAGGCTTAACTTTAGTCACGGCACGCACGAAGAACGCGAAAAGCAGATCAAGTGGATACGCAAAGCTGCCGCGAAATACGGCAAGCCAATAGCCATTATCCAAGATTTACAGGGCCCCAAAGTGCGTCTTGGCGACTTTGAAGGTATTGTGAATGTCGCCGAGAGCCAGAGCTTTAGCTTTAAATACAAGGCAGACTACGACGAGTCCGGTGTGCTGCCAACTCAGTACGACTTAAGCAAAAAGGTTAAGCGAGGCGAACGGCTTTATTTATATGACGGCAAGATCCGCATGACCATAACCAGCGTGCGTGATGGTGTCGTGCATGCTCGTGCTGAAAACGACGGCATTTTGATCAAAAGAAAAGGCATCAACCTGCCAGACACTGATTTTGGCGGCGATATTCTTACCAAGAAAGACCGGCAAGACATTGTTTTTGGATCGACAAACGACATAGATTATGTGGCGCTGAGCTTTGTGCAACATGCAGGTGATATCAAAAAACTCCGTACTTTACTGCGCGGGCTGGGTAGCTCGGCGCGTATTATAGCCAAGATTGAAACCAAAGCTGCAGTAGATAATCTGGAGCCAATAGTCAAAGAAGCTGATGCGGTCATGGTGGCGCGCGGCGACTTAGCAATCGAAACACTGGCTGAGTCGGTTCCAATTGTGCAACGCCAAATCATTGGACTGGGCGCGCAATATTCCACACCCACTATAGTCGCGACGCAAATGCTAGCGACCATGACTGAATTACCTGAACCAACCAGGGCAGAAGTATCGGATGTAGCGACAGCGGTTATTGTATCGACAGATGCAGTTATGTTGAGTGACGAAACCGCCAATGGCCAGTACCCGATACAGTCAGTCAAAGTCATGAAGCGAGTAATTCTTCATACCCAAGAGAATATGCCGCTCAAAGTAACTTTTCCAGAACATGAAGAGAATCGTTCGCAAACAGCTGCGATCTCAAAAGCTATTATTAAACTTGCTAATACGCTAGAAGCCAAAGCGATTGTGGCAGAAACAAAATCTGGCGCAACAGCACTGCAAATTAGCGCTCGACGTCCGGATCAACCAATTATTGCCGCCACACCTGACATTAGGGTGGCACAGCAGCTGGCAGTTGTGTATGGGATTAAAAGTTATGTACGGCCGGATGATCCACGACAGGCCACCAAGCTAACAAACTGGCTGCACCAAAACAAAGTATTGAGCAAGGGTGATATGGTTATTACGGTTTCTGGCAAGCACCCTGGTGTGGTCGGGTCGACGGACACCATTAAAGTACGTGTTTTAGAATAA
- a CDS encoding phosphoglycerate kinase: protein MAFSKQTIQDIDLKGKKVLLRADYNVPVKDGKITADFRVEQSVQTVRYLLDKGAAVVICSHLGRPKGEVEDKYSLKPVQKHLSKLLDTNVAFAEDCIGDQAEQAASKLAPKEVLLLENLRFHPEEEQNDAEFAKKLVRLADIFVQDGFGVVHRAHASTDAITKYLPSVAGLLLEQEVSTITEAMNNPKRPLMAIVGGAKIADKIDVLKRFIDIADFVVVGGAMANTFLLAKGIDVAKSKVDREDVSLARDIMQKAANKAKKQPFIFYTPQDGVVANKLDKTAGTRIVDWDAHVIADIESYPKTPPKSKLQIHENEMVLDIGPVSGAFIAGGIQLAGTVIWNGAMGVTELEGLQGPIGPFAHGTEIIVDAMLGAHGNRPFTLVGGGDTVGYIESRELTESFDHVSTGGGAGLDLMSGKKLPGVEALLDK from the coding sequence GTGGCTTTTTCTAAACAAACAATCCAAGACATTGATCTAAAAGGCAAGAAGGTTTTGCTTCGTGCGGATTATAATGTGCCGGTAAAAGATGGCAAAATAACTGCTGATTTCCGGGTTGAACAATCGGTTCAGACCGTACGTTACTTGCTAGATAAGGGCGCAGCCGTAGTTATTTGCTCGCATCTAGGGCGTCCAAAAGGCGAAGTTGAGGACAAATATTCTTTAAAACCAGTCCAAAAACATTTAAGCAAGTTACTTGACACGAACGTAGCGTTTGCAGAGGATTGTATCGGCGATCAGGCTGAACAGGCCGCCAGCAAGCTGGCTCCAAAAGAAGTCTTGTTGCTGGAGAATCTGCGATTTCATCCAGAAGAAGAACAAAATGACGCAGAGTTTGCTAAAAAACTAGTCAGACTCGCCGATATATTTGTGCAGGACGGCTTTGGTGTTGTACACCGGGCGCATGCTTCGACTGATGCTATAACAAAGTATTTACCATCAGTGGCCGGTTTATTACTAGAACAAGAAGTCAGTACGATTACTGAAGCCATGAACAACCCAAAACGTCCGCTGATGGCGATTGTTGGTGGCGCAAAAATTGCCGATAAAATCGATGTACTGAAGCGGTTCATAGATATCGCCGATTTTGTAGTGGTGGGCGGAGCTATGGCCAATACTTTTTTGTTAGCCAAAGGTATAGATGTTGCAAAAAGTAAAGTAGACAGAGAAGATGTTTCGCTTGCTCGCGACATAATGCAAAAGGCCGCTAATAAGGCCAAGAAGCAGCCGTTTATTTTCTATACTCCGCAAGATGGGGTAGTGGCAAATAAATTGGATAAAACTGCCGGTACGCGGATTGTAGACTGGGACGCTCACGTGATAGCCGATATAGAAAGCTACCCAAAAACTCCGCCTAAATCTAAGCTGCAAATTCATGAAAATGAAATGGTGCTAGACATCGGGCCGGTATCAGGCGCGTTCATTGCCGGAGGCATACAACTTGCCGGAACAGTGATATGGAACGGCGCTATGGGAGTGACAGAACTAGAGGGCTTGCAGGGTCCGATTGGGCCGTTTGCTCATGGGACAGAAATCATAGTAGATGCCATGCTCGGTGCTCACGGCAACCGGCCGTTCACCTTAGTGGGTGGTGGCGATACAGTCGGGTATATAGAAAGCCGTGAATTAACGGAATCGTTTGATCATGTATCGACCGGTGGTGGTGCCGGCCTGGATCTCATGAGCGGCAAGAAACTGCCAGGTGTTGAAGCGCTACTGGACAAGTAG
- the tpiA gene encoding triose-phosphate isomerase, with the protein MTKRTLIAANWKMNLNTSQASLLLHRLQERVKIHRDVEVVLAPSMLVLQPLSTQVDRRKFRLAAQNAHPKDEGAYTGEVSFTMLRDLVHYVIIGHSERRLHFNEDHELIRDKVAAAVRNEITPILCVGETKQERTEGHTKQILHDQIVTAISNLTAKEVGDMVIAYEPVWAISTFGGEIAKPDEVAKSMQYIRKQVEDLYGKKAAKNVRVLYGGSVNDDNIGSYLRLEDCDGALVGGASLNYHKFAGIVHSAYKIKRERED; encoded by the coding sequence ATGACAAAACGAACTCTCATCGCAGCCAATTGGAAAATGAACCTAAATACCAGCCAAGCGTCGCTTTTGTTGCATCGTTTGCAAGAACGCGTCAAAATTCACCGTGATGTAGAAGTTGTGCTTGCGCCGAGTATGCTTGTTTTGCAACCTTTATCTACTCAAGTTGATAGGCGTAAGTTTCGGCTAGCTGCTCAGAACGCCCATCCTAAAGATGAGGGAGCATATACCGGCGAAGTTAGCTTTACTATGCTGCGCGACCTGGTTCACTACGTGATTATTGGTCACTCAGAACGACGGTTGCATTTTAATGAAGATCACGAGTTAATCCGCGATAAAGTTGCGGCAGCAGTGCGTAATGAGATTACTCCAATCCTTTGTGTGGGTGAAACCAAACAAGAACGTACTGAGGGGCATACCAAACAGATACTTCACGACCAAATAGTCACTGCGATTAGCAATTTGACTGCTAAAGAGGTCGGCGATATGGTGATTGCTTATGAGCCGGTGTGGGCAATTAGTACGTTTGGTGGCGAGATCGCCAAGCCCGATGAGGTGGCAAAGTCAATGCAATACATACGCAAACAAGTCGAAGATTTATATGGTAAAAAGGCAGCTAAAAATGTGCGAGTACTGTACGGCGGCAGCGTTAACGACGATAATATTGGCAGCTATCTAAGGCTGGAAGACTGCGACGGTGCATTGGTTGGTGGAGCTAGCCTTAATTATCATAAATTTGCCGGTATTGTTCACTCGGCCTATAAAATAAAACGCGAGCGAGAAGACTAG
- a CDS encoding UvrD-helicase domain-containing protein, with protein MSEDVLRGLNDEQRRAVETTEGPLLILAGAGSGKTKTLTHRIAYIIAQHKATPYNILAVTFTNKAAREMRERVWNLMQSSNSWGIQADGVQGASDAQTEPYRKYGEGAQQVATQQSAANNTSADGSASWQGGVMDVPRGFMPFMGTFHGICVRLLRQDGEHGGVPKNFVIFDESDRLTAIKQACKQLMIDEKAFPPRTLSGLISSAKNELISAAEYSSTGSGPMHKTAAQVFPIYERILKQAGALDFDDLIAQTVKLLKNNEQIRHKWQQQFRYVMIDEYQDTNSAQYKLIKLLTNEQTNIAVVGDDWQSIYSWRGADFRNILNFENDYPDTAVIKLEQNYRSTKAILDAAHAVISKNKQRSSKELWTDAGAGQPVQVIQVHNERAEGEAIIRRVQNAVDARFRQYKDFAVLYRTNAQSRAIEEMFVRYGIPYRIIGGQRFYDRKEIKDILAYLRLIYQPEDRVSFARIVNVPTRGIGTKSLEKFYNWQIERNLTLQQALDTVGEYDGITGKARKGLVELGDLLTKMRELVNDVPLTGLLDSLIRRIDYMAYLDDKTLQGESRQENVKELLSVAEEYQELGLDGFLEEVSLVSGLDSADFDNNSVTLMTMHAAKGLEFPVVFLAGLEETIFPHSRALYDQHEMEEERRLCYVGMTRAKEELILSYASSRMLYGGVQHNPPSRFLSEIDGKLQTDTSGKWTPTSHSAEPFVAPGAPKPTGDSEPRYVPDLNEGDSVRHQVFGVGTVMEVDGDNVAIYFKGKGAKKLNSSFAPLEKL; from the coding sequence ATGTCGGAGGATGTTTTACGCGGGTTAAACGACGAGCAGCGGCGGGCGGTCGAGACGACCGAGGGGCCGTTGCTTATTTTAGCGGGTGCTGGTTCTGGCAAAACCAAGACTTTAACGCACCGCATTGCCTATATAATTGCCCAACATAAGGCCACACCTTATAACATATTGGCGGTTACGTTTACCAACAAAGCTGCCCGTGAAATGCGCGAGAGGGTTTGGAACTTGATGCAAAGCAGCAACTCTTGGGGCATCCAGGCGGATGGAGTGCAAGGCGCTAGCGATGCGCAGACTGAGCCGTACAGAAAGTACGGTGAAGGAGCACAGCAGGTAGCAACGCAACAATCCGCCGCCAACAACACCAGTGCAGATGGCTCTGCTAGCTGGCAGGGTGGCGTGATGGATGTGCCAAGAGGGTTTATGCCTTTTATGGGCACTTTCCACGGTATCTGCGTCAGGTTGCTGCGGCAAGATGGCGAGCACGGCGGAGTGCCAAAAAACTTCGTTATTTTTGACGAGTCTGACCGATTAACAGCCATAAAGCAGGCTTGCAAACAACTGATGATTGATGAAAAAGCCTTTCCACCTCGAACCTTATCCGGCTTGATTAGTAGCGCCAAAAACGAACTAATATCTGCCGCTGAATATTCATCTACAGGCAGCGGCCCAATGCACAAAACAGCTGCCCAGGTTTTCCCGATCTATGAACGCATACTCAAACAAGCTGGTGCACTAGATTTTGACGATCTTATCGCCCAGACGGTAAAGCTGCTCAAAAACAACGAGCAAATTCGCCATAAGTGGCAGCAGCAATTTCGTTATGTAATGATTGATGAGTACCAAGACACCAACTCGGCGCAGTACAAGCTAATTAAGCTACTGACAAACGAACAAACAAACATTGCGGTTGTAGGCGATGATTGGCAATCGATTTATTCATGGAGAGGGGCTGATTTTCGCAATATCCTCAATTTCGAAAATGACTATCCAGACACCGCGGTGATTAAGCTGGAACAAAATTATCGCAGTACTAAGGCGATTTTGGACGCAGCACACGCAGTTATATCCAAAAATAAACAGCGTTCAAGTAAAGAATTGTGGACTGATGCAGGCGCCGGGCAGCCAGTGCAGGTCATTCAAGTTCATAATGAGCGAGCCGAAGGTGAGGCGATAATCCGGCGGGTTCAAAATGCGGTTGACGCACGCTTTAGACAATATAAAGACTTTGCAGTGCTGTACCGCACAAATGCCCAAAGCCGCGCGATTGAAGAAATGTTCGTGCGTTACGGTATCCCGTATAGGATTATTGGCGGGCAACGGTTCTATGACCGTAAAGAAATCAAGGATATATTGGCGTACCTGCGTTTGATATATCAGCCAGAAGATCGTGTCAGTTTTGCGCGTATTGTTAACGTGCCAACTCGAGGCATAGGCACTAAATCGTTAGAAAAATTTTATAACTGGCAGATTGAGCGCAACCTTACTTTGCAACAGGCGCTTGATACAGTCGGGGAGTACGATGGTATCACGGGTAAAGCCCGTAAAGGCTTGGTTGAGCTTGGCGACCTACTTACAAAAATGCGTGAACTTGTGAACGATGTGCCCTTAACCGGGCTGCTTGATTCGTTGATTCGCCGGATTGACTACATGGCCTATCTTGACGATAAGACACTACAAGGTGAATCACGGCAAGAAAACGTCAAGGAACTGCTGAGCGTTGCCGAAGAGTATCAGGAGCTAGGACTGGACGGATTTTTGGAAGAAGTGTCTCTGGTGAGCGGTCTTGATTCAGCAGATTTTGACAACAATTCCGTGACACTCATGACCATGCATGCCGCAAAAGGTCTGGAGTTTCCGGTGGTGTTTTTGGCTGGCCTGGAGGAAACTATTTTTCCGCACTCCCGCGCACTGTATGATCAACACGAAATGGAAGAGGAACGTCGGTTGTGTTACGTAGGTATGACCCGCGCTAAAGAAGAGTTGATACTTAGCTACGCCTCATCGCGCATGTTATACGGTGGTGTGCAGCATAATCCGCCGTCTCGATTTTTGAGCGAGATAGATGGCAAACTGCAAACCGATACCTCAGGTAAATGGACGCCCACATCACATTCGGCCGAGCCGTTTGTAGCCCCTGGTGCGCCTAAACCAACCGGTGATAGCGAACCACGATATGTACCTGATTTAAATGAAGGTGATAGTGTCAGGCATCAGGTATTTGGTGTTGGCACAGTTATGGAAGTAGACGGAGATAATGTTGCAATCTATTTCAAAGGCAAAGGCGCCAAAAAACTCAACAGCAGTTTCGCCCCACTCGAAAAACTGTAA
- a CDS encoding NUDIX hydrolase: MNKLWILSGRIAFWVCWPLLWVYLRFGRSRTRVIVIADGKIILVKGWLSDGKWSLPGGGLHRQEPAIDGAKRELQEETGITIQNNQLQQVNEGWVSSAGLRYRHVAFLAQIAKPHKLKKQWLEVTEVEWIELSMVCEKPEVSQETKQILRASNTVD, encoded by the coding sequence ATGAATAAGCTCTGGATTTTGAGTGGTCGTATCGCGTTTTGGGTTTGTTGGCCACTTTTGTGGGTATATCTGCGGTTTGGTCGGTCACGTACCAGGGTTATTGTTATAGCTGACGGCAAGATTATATTGGTAAAGGGTTGGTTGAGTGACGGCAAGTGGTCTTTGCCAGGTGGCGGTTTACACAGGCAAGAACCAGCAATAGACGGTGCAAAGCGGGAACTGCAGGAAGAAACCGGCATTACAATACAAAATAACCAATTGCAACAGGTCAACGAAGGTTGGGTTAGTAGTGCAGGTTTGCGCTATCGTCATGTGGCGTTTCTGGCGCAGATAGCCAAACCGCATAAGCTCAAGAAGCAGTGGCTAGAAGTTACTGAGGTTGAATGGATAGAGTTATCTATGGTATGCGAAAAGCCGGAGGTGAGCCAAGAAACCAAGCAAATCTTACGTGCCAGCAACACAGTTGATTAG
- a CDS encoding ubiquitin-like domain-containing protein has translation MSKKSQSKKSSTSHKSRLHYFRNHPLAIPAGTFAVLLFISVAAFLLFGGQTIDASDSRVVLLRVDGQEQVVPTRARTVGELLERRDISVEEKDIIEPALDTEITVHDFEVDVYKAKPILVVDDDKKTIVVSAETTPQAVAEDAGLTVYPEDRIQRIATDLTNPTEAIQEGLIAERIVIERATPVKFNLYGTVIDIRTHVKTVEELLKEKGVQLREDDTLRPSADTELTPNLQVFVLQTGIEIDVVEEPIEMPVEVIQDPNLAAGTVRVQERGSEGLKAVTYEIELENDQEVSRKILQESVLREPVQQVEVHGTKVIISNPSENVKLGERMAAERGWTGSEWYCLYQLWQKESGWNHLVGNPSSGAYGIPQSLPASKMAVNGADYRTNPATQIAWGLDYITRTYGAPCSAWNTFNSRYPSWY, from the coding sequence ATGAGTAAGAAATCACAATCCAAAAAATCGTCTACTTCACACAAGAGTAGGTTGCACTACTTCCGGAACCACCCCTTGGCTATTCCGGCAGGTACGTTTGCCGTGCTGTTGTTTATTTCTGTAGCAGCATTCTTGCTATTTGGTGGACAAACAATAGATGCAAGTGATTCAAGAGTTGTCCTATTGCGTGTCGATGGTCAAGAGCAGGTTGTTCCTACGCGGGCTCGTACGGTTGGCGAGCTGCTAGAACGTCGCGACATTTCTGTAGAAGAAAAAGATATTATTGAACCAGCACTTGATACTGAGATCACCGTCCACGATTTTGAAGTTGACGTTTATAAAGCCAAGCCAATCTTGGTAGTTGATGATGATAAAAAGACTATTGTCGTGAGCGCCGAGACGACTCCGCAGGCAGTCGCCGAAGACGCCGGCCTGACTGTCTACCCGGAAGATCGGATTCAGCGCATAGCCACCGACTTGACCAATCCAACCGAGGCAATCCAAGAAGGCTTGATTGCGGAGCGGATAGTCATCGAGCGTGCTACGCCTGTCAAATTTAACTTATACGGCACGGTTATAGATATTCGCACACATGTTAAAACGGTAGAGGAACTATTGAAAGAAAAAGGCGTGCAATTAAGAGAGGACGATACACTGCGACCAAGCGCAGACACAGAACTTACGCCTAATTTACAAGTGTTTGTACTGCAGACTGGCATTGAGATAGATGTGGTTGAGGAGCCGATTGAAATGCCGGTTGAGGTAATACAAGATCCTAACTTGGCAGCCGGTACAGTTAGAGTACAGGAGCGTGGTTCAGAGGGACTCAAGGCTGTAACTTACGAAATAGAGCTCGAGAACGATCAAGAAGTAAGTCGAAAAATACTCCAAGAATCAGTGTTACGTGAACCTGTCCAGCAGGTTGAAGTGCATGGCACAAAGGTGATTATTAGTAATCCATCAGAAAACGTGAAATTGGGCGAGCGAATGGCAGCTGAGCGCGGCTGGACAGGTTCGGAGTGGTACTGTTTGTATCAGTTGTGGCAGAAAGAATCCGGCTGGAATCATCTGGTGGGCAATCCATCAAGTGGTGCATACGGTATTCCGCAGTCATTACCAGCAAGTAAAATGGCAGTAAACGGAGCAGATTACAGGACAAATCCAGCAACTCAGATAGCTTGGGGGTTAGACTATATTACTAGAACGTACGGTGCTCCATGTAGTGCATGGAATACCTTTAATAGTCGATATCCTTCCTGGTACTAG
- a CDS encoding PPC domain-containing DNA-binding protein, translating into MTYKFDGYNWLVKLDKGDLLVENLTKLVKQENIRGAWVSGLGAALWAELGYYDLDAQEYQWQKFDQLLEITSLQGNVAWSSDEPVLHIHGSFSDKNLQAIGGHVKEVAVGGTCEVFLHRWFGEAGLSRQKDDSTGLYLLSM; encoded by the coding sequence ATGACATATAAATTTGATGGCTATAATTGGCTGGTAAAGCTAGACAAAGGCGACTTGCTTGTTGAGAATCTAACCAAGTTAGTAAAACAGGAGAATATACGCGGTGCGTGGGTGAGTGGATTAGGCGCTGCTTTGTGGGCGGAGTTAGGTTACTACGACCTAGACGCTCAAGAATACCAGTGGCAGAAGTTCGACCAGTTGCTAGAAATAACTAGCCTGCAGGGCAATGTCGCTTGGTCTAGCGATGAACCGGTGTTGCATATACACGGCTCATTTAGTGATAAGAACCTGCAGGCAATCGGTGGCCACGTTAAAGAAGTAGCTGTCGGTGGCACCTGTGAAGTATTTTTGCACCGTTGGTTTGGTGAAGCTGGCTTGTCTCGCCAAAAGGATGACTCAACCGGCCTCTACCTTCTATCAATGTAA
- the rsmA gene encoding 16S rRNA (adenine(1518)-N(6)/adenine(1519)-N(6))-dimethyltransferase RsmA yields MKDTPYAKKSLGQHWLHDDNALEAMCHAADINNEDAVLEIGPGLGTLTAKLVKSAREVVAVEFDELLARELLYRVPEENLKVVQQDIMSFDLTSLPKNYKLVANIPYYLTSNLIRVISESANPPIIAALLVQKEVAERVTAEPGSMSLLSVSAQFYWEVSSGLVVPSELFTPSPKVDSQVLVLRRRERLLFSDVDEKQFFRVVNAGFSNRRKTLHNSLAASRLISERSDKQSDREASRNGAGKGKISSKQGVLAILEAAEIDPKSRPQELSMNQWYKLYQAVNQA; encoded by the coding sequence ATGAAAGATACGCCATACGCCAAAAAGTCGTTAGGGCAGCATTGGCTGCACGACGATAACGCGCTGGAAGCGATGTGTCATGCTGCTGATATAAACAATGAAGATGCGGTGCTAGAAATAGGCCCTGGTCTGGGTACGCTGACCGCAAAATTAGTAAAATCCGCCAGGGAAGTGGTGGCCGTAGAATTTGATGAGCTGCTAGCACGTGAGCTACTCTACCGTGTACCTGAGGAGAATCTCAAGGTTGTTCAACAAGACATCATGTCGTTTGACCTAACCAGTTTGCCCAAAAACTACAAACTGGTCGCTAACATCCCATACTATTTAACCAGTAACTTGATACGTGTGATTAGTGAGTCCGCCAATCCACCAATAATCGCAGCGCTATTAGTCCAAAAAGAAGTTGCCGAGCGAGTAACTGCTGAGCCGGGTAGCATGTCTTTGCTGAGCGTTAGTGCACAGTTTTACTGGGAAGTCAGCAGTGGGTTGGTTGTTCCGTCGGAGCTGTTTACACCATCCCCCAAGGTAGATTCACAAGTATTGGTCTTACGTCGCCGTGAGCGTCTACTGTTTAGCGATGTTGACGAAAAGCAGTTTTTTAGAGTAGTTAATGCTGGCTTTAGTAACCGCCGCAAAACTCTGCATAATTCCTTAGCCGCGTCCCGCCTCATTTCTGAGCGGAGCGATAAGCAATCTGATCGTGAAGCTTCACGAAATGGGGCTGGGAAGGGGAAAATATCGTCCAAGCAGGGGGTTTTAGCGATATTAGAGGCCGCTGAGATTGACCCTAAATCCCGCCCGCAAGAACTGTCTATGAACCAATGGTACAAACTTTACCAAGCAGTTAATCAAGCCTAG
- a CDS encoding MarR family winged helix-turn-helix transcriptional regulator has protein sequence MDKTNAIGTLLHYLAFSLDRQSDQILQERFGIGLSQQKILRVVCLHQGVSQRFVADFLGQSEASVSRQVGLMLEDGLIYRGVSKADRRQHVLLPTSKDSRVLEVAEGALNQLHHTVVQCLSAKQQLQLRSMLKSMNQQARQIG, from the coding sequence ATGGATAAAACTAACGCTATCGGAACATTACTACATTACCTGGCCTTCTCACTTGACCGCCAGTCAGATCAAATTTTGCAAGAACGGTTTGGCATTGGTTTATCACAGCAGAAGATACTCAGGGTAGTGTGCTTACACCAAGGCGTGTCACAGCGGTTTGTGGCCGACTTTTTAGGTCAGAGCGAAGCAAGCGTGAGCCGCCAGGTCGGCTTAATGTTAGAGGATGGTTTAATTTATCGGGGAGTCAGCAAAGCCGACAGGCGTCAGCATGTACTACTGCCAACCAGCAAAGATTCGCGAGTGCTGGAGGTTGCGGAGGGTGCGCTCAATCAGCTACATCACACGGTGGTGCAATGCCTGTCCGCCAAACAGCAGCTTCAACTGCGATCTATGCTAAAAAGCATGAACCAACAAGCCCGCCAAATCGGATAA
- a CDS encoding GIY-YIG nuclease family protein, translating to MNFVYILQSETNKSKYYYGKTQDLKSRLKQHNSGQSGHTKKYIPWKIVWYGCFESPEKASEFEAYLKTASGKAFLRKRLV from the coding sequence ATGAACTTTGTATACATACTTCAAAGCGAAACTAATAAATCAAAATATTACTACGGTAAGACTCAGGATCTGAAAAGCCGATTAAAACAGCATAATTCAGGTCAATCAGGTCATACAAAGAAATATATCCCGTGGAAGATTGTTTGGTATGGCTGTTTTGAATCGCCTGAAAAAGCTTCTGAGTTCGAGGCATATCTCAAAACTGCCTCAGGCAAAGCATTCTTAAGAAAACGACTGGTATAG